One segment of Haloplanus natans DSM 17983 DNA contains the following:
- a CDS encoding M48 family metalloprotease, whose translation MFDQLLVRTKVKDDISREHILEVLESAAEDHGVKLDRDSLSAIDQTFRGRLVGFKYDFEIKISDGHFLVEEQISTSIVWHLLWMLPLVFFGSYTIFSFKLTPVSLVLSLLSIVMVLLWVTCAERQKSLLLSGRGEFRDLEQFHTVYIFTPLISSILLVGCFMSNSSGYESLNGLFFSVLLVTVALNFILLVFDRFFSVFRFEYSFSQSNPRQITPLIFAVTASGLMIGYFAFGPDIIINLQNQMSLYILVGVLSQRIAIFLTSALVLWVLVIYIKMEGVNDYFDFIEDYRTAGSRKAQFLAIGFFPVLFYTLTYAAVRVLQRYILPNLVHDPLLAAAMLTSIFPVLYFPAGIFYQTIAHFSKIYRLFRNSNSESDVCSPQAEIRSWKTKDSSYQAASISTGFKNYIFVTEDALNDLDKPLIQAVIAHEEAHIRNGEAFLSFYIPILSLITLTGRNIFYSFVNYRHRELQADKRAADIVSEEVVIASLERFGGNPGDPKTTTSLLPLSGYSNGDGLHNYFDLFFGNYAIRKAHPSIEERIDNLECELPLP comes from the coding sequence ATGTTTGACCAGCTGTTAGTGAGAACGAAGGTAAAGGACGATATTTCAAGAGAGCATATTCTAGAGGTTTTAGAGTCTGCTGCAGAGGATCATGGCGTTAAACTAGATAGGGATTCTTTAAGCGCAATAGATCAGACTTTTCGGGGCCGTTTGGTAGGATTCAAATATGATTTTGAAATAAAAATCAGTGACGGGCATTTTCTTGTCGAAGAGCAGATATCAACATCTATTGTTTGGCACTTGCTCTGGATGCTCCCGCTTGTATTCTTTGGAAGCTATACAATATTTTCTTTTAAACTAACTCCGGTTTCTTTGGTGCTCTCATTATTGTCTATAGTTATGGTTCTACTCTGGGTGACCTGTGCTGAAAGACAGAAGTCACTCCTGTTGTCGGGTAGAGGTGAGTTCAGAGATCTAGAACAGTTTCATACAGTGTATATATTCACTCCACTAATTTCTAGTATTCTCTTAGTAGGATGCTTTATGTCGAACAGTTCTGGCTATGAATCTCTAAACGGCCTATTTTTCTCCGTATTATTAGTTACTGTAGCTCTTAACTTTATTTTATTAGTATTTGACAGATTTTTCTCTGTCTTTAGATTTGAGTACAGTTTCTCACAGAGCAATCCCAGGCAGATCACTCCATTAATTTTTGCAGTAACTGCGTCTGGTCTGATGATAGGATACTTTGCTTTTGGTCCAGATATAATCATAAATCTTCAAAATCAAATGAGCCTCTACATTTTGGTCGGCGTTCTATCTCAAAGAATCGCGATTTTCCTCACATCTGCCCTTGTTTTGTGGGTTTTAGTCATCTATATCAAAATGGAAGGGGTCAATGATTACTTCGATTTTATCGAAGATTACAGGACAGCAGGCAGTCGTAAAGCTCAGTTCTTAGCTATCGGTTTCTTCCCAGTTCTCTTTTATACCTTGACGTACGCCGCGGTTCGAGTCTTGCAGCGATACATCTTGCCCAACCTAGTACATGATCCTCTTCTTGCCGCAGCCATGCTAACCAGTATATTTCCCGTCCTGTACTTTCCAGCAGGGATATTTTATCAAACTATAGCTCACTTCTCCAAGATATACCGGCTTTTTCGCAACTCAAATTCTGAGTCCGATGTTTGTTCTCCACAAGCCGAAATACGAAGCTGGAAAACGAAAGACTCCAGCTATCAGGCGGCCAGCATCAGTACAGGATTCAAGAACTATATTTTTGTCACAGAGGATGCGTTGAATGATCTCGACAAACCGCTTATTCAGGCTGTAATTGCGCATGAAGAGGCTCATATCCGAAACGGCGAGGCCTTTCTCAGTTTCTATATTCCTATCCTCTCTCTGATTACGTTAACCGGGAGAAATATCTTCTACAGTTTCGTGAATTATAGGCATCGGGAACTCCAGGCAGATAAGAGAGCTGCCGATATCGTAAGCGAAGAGGTTGTTATCGCTTCCCTTGAACGGTTCGGAGGGAACCCGGGAGATCCAAAGACAACTACCAGTCTACTTCCTCTAAGCGGGTACTCGAATGGTGACGGCCTTCACAACTACTTTGACCTTTTCTTCGGCAATTACGCTATTCGAAAAGCACATCCAAGTATCGAGGAACGGATTGATAATTTAGAGTGTGAACTACCCCTGCCTTGA
- a CDS encoding VirB4 family type IV secretion system protein: MTEKVRMPADLDQVTLKLLGKLDAKDLARLGIPSGSAFSYLYQIPSPSLTAFAGAGAAVGIGATWALWKPYGRSLDQNLYQAARWTLQNRNGVETPEIEDNVLKTGSSVAALIEVDPVNMELKSGGEKAALHKLYQELLQSVDYPVTVYSTQQPFSFAQYFENLEDGDELQDDYRSHCEDLVEDGNSRTRHYLEVRVDDGDRSELSNRVGEILEHLTSGGLTTYRVTEVDDVEDSPEINPRYIQHPESEERSCSKTLYISGYPGDVDFSWISQILQVEGLIDVTQTIYPKTSADTVSKLQKLENKAEAENQSLVRKGYGSSRKLERLLDDVDWFQNLLADQEDQPVRYGCYVTAYGESKKECEAAVRKVENRLKTLGINYRGTALRTDQAYQSTTPGLRDKLEERQLMPAGSAASGFPFTQASTVDENGVLFGVDQSTEAPVILDRFKWNAGHAVLAGATGSGKSFHSKLLLLRSAQVYDNLEVKIIDPKPEYGDLEDFLEEYASVTRFGLEASIQDDTEELIQSVEEAYSQAQESDAKTIVVIDEAHRLLQNQEGASVLSTLVREARSSNTAVQLITQTISDFYRTEDGEDILKNIPCKVLFAHEDADDRPAQAFQLSNVAETRLYNLAKGDQDSTDYSQAILKVSNQFESRVNVEASDVEASIIEHGEIPEQTRENTGSIDLSYNETTSDADNSSLAEKAKAYIKNVREKIEKLSLPNFNLPKPGLPSFSLSNSSYLRSSNARSWNNPLPDIEDEIPYRGYLKKACFATGLFFGTGLFGAILVSSGRVIVDTLQQLVGFGSMVQGVLEVVCPLILLGALFGLSDPYTAIHGDDA; this comes from the coding sequence ATGACTGAGAAGGTTCGGATGCCGGCGGACCTTGACCAAGTCACCTTGAAGCTGCTCGGAAAACTGGACGCCAAAGATCTGGCAAGGCTCGGAATCCCCTCCGGGTCAGCCTTCAGTTACCTGTACCAAATCCCGAGTCCCTCCCTCACCGCATTCGCCGGCGCAGGAGCTGCAGTAGGTATCGGTGCGACCTGGGCACTCTGGAAGCCCTACGGACGCAGCCTCGACCAGAATCTGTACCAAGCCGCTCGATGGACACTGCAGAACAGAAATGGAGTTGAGACGCCGGAGATCGAGGACAACGTCCTGAAGACGGGCAGTTCCGTGGCCGCATTGATCGAAGTAGATCCCGTCAATATGGAGCTGAAATCCGGCGGCGAGAAAGCAGCACTCCACAAACTGTACCAAGAACTGCTGCAATCTGTCGACTACCCGGTCACGGTCTACAGCACCCAGCAGCCGTTCAGTTTCGCCCAGTACTTCGAGAACCTCGAAGACGGCGACGAACTCCAAGACGACTACCGAAGCCACTGCGAAGACTTAGTGGAAGACGGGAACAGCCGGACACGGCACTACCTCGAAGTTCGCGTCGACGACGGCGACCGCAGCGAACTGTCGAACCGTGTCGGAGAGATCCTGGAACACCTGACTTCGGGAGGCCTCACCACGTACAGAGTAACCGAAGTCGACGACGTCGAAGACAGCCCCGAAATCAATCCCAGGTACATCCAACATCCCGAATCAGAGGAAAGAAGCTGTAGCAAGACACTGTACATTTCGGGCTACCCCGGAGACGTAGACTTCTCTTGGATTTCGCAGATCCTCCAAGTCGAGGGACTCATCGACGTCACTCAAACCATCTATCCGAAGACCTCGGCAGATACTGTCTCCAAGCTGCAGAAACTGGAGAACAAGGCAGAAGCCGAGAACCAGTCCCTCGTCAGGAAAGGGTACGGCAGCAGCAGAAAACTGGAACGATTGCTCGACGACGTCGACTGGTTCCAGAACCTGCTGGCCGACCAAGAGGACCAACCTGTCAGGTACGGTTGCTACGTTACCGCCTACGGGGAGAGCAAGAAGGAATGCGAAGCTGCGGTGAGGAAAGTAGAGAACCGGTTGAAGACCCTCGGTATCAACTACCGAGGTACTGCTCTTCGTACGGATCAGGCCTACCAGTCAACGACGCCAGGGCTCAGAGACAAGCTGGAAGAGCGCCAACTGATGCCTGCGGGAAGCGCTGCTTCCGGCTTCCCATTCACACAGGCCTCGACCGTCGACGAGAACGGTGTCCTGTTCGGAGTCGATCAATCGACCGAGGCACCGGTTATCCTTGACCGGTTCAAGTGGAACGCGGGTCACGCAGTACTCGCTGGAGCTACTGGATCCGGGAAGAGCTTCCACTCCAAGCTATTGCTCCTTCGCTCAGCACAGGTCTACGACAACCTCGAGGTCAAGATCATCGATCCGAAACCAGAGTACGGAGATCTGGAGGACTTCCTCGAAGAATACGCCTCAGTCACCCGGTTCGGACTTGAGGCGTCCATCCAGGATGACACTGAAGAACTGATTCAGAGTGTGGAAGAGGCCTACAGCCAGGCTCAGGAAAGCGATGCGAAGACCATCGTCGTCATCGACGAAGCACACCGCCTGCTGCAGAATCAGGAAGGTGCTTCGGTCCTATCCACGCTGGTTCGTGAGGCTCGGTCGTCGAACACGGCAGTACAGCTGATCACGCAGACAATCAGTGACTTCTACCGGACGGAAGATGGAGAGGACATCCTGAAGAACATCCCCTGCAAGGTGCTGTTCGCACACGAAGACGCGGATGACAGGCCTGCACAGGCCTTCCAACTCTCCAACGTCGCAGAAACCCGGCTGTACAACTTGGCAAAAGGCGACCAAGACTCTACGGATTACAGCCAGGCAATCCTCAAAGTCAGCAACCAGTTCGAGTCCCGTGTCAATGTGGAAGCCTCGGACGTTGAGGCTTCGATCATCGAACACGGAGAAATCCCCGAACAAACCAGAGAAAATACGGGCAGCATTGACCTCAGCTACAACGAGACAACCAGCGACGCCGATAATTCAAGCTTGGCTGAGAAAGCGAAGGCCTACATCAAGAATGTCCGTGAGAAGATCGAGAAGCTGTCACTGCCGAACTTCAATCTTCCAAAGCCTGGTCTACCCAGTTTCTCCCTGAGCAACAGCAGCTATCTCCGTTCCAGTAACGCTCGTAGCTGGAATAATCCCCTGCCGGACATTGAGGACGAAATCCCTTACCGCGGATACCTGAAGAAGGCCTGCTTTGCAACTGGGTTGTTCTTCGGGACGGGTCTCTTCGGTGCAATCCTTGTCAGTAGTGGACGCGTCATCGTTGACACCCTCCAGCAGTTGGTCGGCTTCGGTTCAATGGTTCAAGGAGTACTGGAAGTAGTCTGCCCGCTGATCTTGCTGGGGGCTCTATTCGGCCTCTCCGACCCCTACACTGCGATTCACGGGGATGATGCCTAA
- a CDS encoding type IV secretory system conjugative DNA transfer family protein has protein sequence MNPEEVQNLIESTENLSTTYLGSRESDLGVEENIGLSDDKRLTHVLNVGPTGYGKSQMMTHVALQDAEKDHGLAIINPKGDLIDEFLAKLPEDREDDVIYINPAHDPVTPINVLDPYVSEEMSEAQKENQKEIIVSDLIDLFKRQSENWGDQFGRVLETLLRAHLDLNIKKDAGNSLLDVFRCVVNQDSLTELIDQTEDEIIREQLVRVKEDMTSYEMEPLQRRLNDFVMNPTIRRVIGPEESGVDFREAVNNGKIVLVDIQKGEVGDTVSQLVGSIVITKIWAAAQSRVTQPVEERTPFLLYVDELQNFGGEGSNFTKILSEAREYRLGCWLATQYLHQLATDMRRAVTNNCRTKIAFNPSGSEDETRIAGMFQDLSKQRLKSLGKYRAAVQKPSERSHNSATLFDTYPPWEGDYSDVDNLKEQGTVATSQGTSQTKASQSLGKGNNAGGNKHRELLAQAKKQLEARGFQVNLLYQDTGDDKPDGHVHLPDGDIAHLEAEHSTLARPVKVLRNLKRAVEDDREVFYVVEEGKAAKLQNIVDDPKNRRGTEYEDTEGSYSYYTDEDGEAFTEFEDLEDAEYRVIEVIEGELEVHDEKVEPECPALGENTEEELESFCLHREEDGFCTELEQQCVLLEEGE, from the coding sequence ATGAATCCCGAAGAAGTCCAAAACCTGATCGAGAGCACCGAGAACCTGAGCACGACGTACCTCGGCAGCCGTGAAAGCGATCTCGGCGTCGAGGAAAACATCGGCCTCAGCGACGACAAACGCCTAACACACGTCCTAAACGTCGGACCGACCGGCTACGGGAAGAGCCAGATGATGACGCACGTCGCGTTACAGGACGCCGAGAAAGACCACGGCCTCGCCATCATCAATCCGAAAGGCGACCTGATAGACGAGTTCCTCGCCAAGCTGCCGGAAGACCGTGAAGACGACGTCATCTACATCAATCCAGCGCATGATCCAGTGACGCCGATCAACGTCCTCGATCCCTACGTCTCCGAGGAAATGTCTGAGGCACAAAAGGAGAACCAGAAGGAGATAATCGTCTCCGACCTCATCGACCTCTTCAAACGCCAGTCAGAGAACTGGGGCGACCAGTTCGGCCGCGTTCTCGAAACCCTGCTCCGGGCACACCTCGACCTCAACATCAAGAAAGACGCCGGAAACTCTCTGCTCGATGTCTTCCGCTGCGTCGTCAACCAAGACAGCCTCACAGAACTCATCGACCAGACGGAGGACGAAATCATCCGAGAACAACTGGTCCGAGTCAAAGAAGACATGACCAGCTACGAGATGGAGCCCTTGCAGCGACGGCTGAACGACTTCGTGATGAACCCGACCATCCGCAGGGTTATCGGCCCCGAAGAATCCGGAGTCGACTTCCGCGAAGCCGTGAACAACGGGAAGATCGTCCTGGTCGATATCCAGAAGGGTGAGGTCGGGGATACTGTCTCGCAGTTGGTCGGCAGCATCGTGATAACGAAGATCTGGGCAGCTGCTCAGAGCCGTGTCACACAGCCCGTAGAGGAGAGGACGCCATTCCTTCTCTACGTCGACGAGCTGCAGAACTTCGGCGGTGAAGGAAGCAACTTCACGAAAATCCTCTCCGAAGCCCGTGAATACCGTCTCGGCTGCTGGCTCGCCACGCAGTATCTCCATCAACTGGCTACAGATATGAGGCGTGCAGTCACCAACAACTGCCGTACCAAGATCGCCTTCAATCCGTCTGGTAGCGAGGACGAAACTCGGATAGCGGGGATGTTCCAAGATCTCTCGAAACAACGCCTGAAGAGCCTGGGTAAGTACCGTGCTGCGGTGCAGAAACCAAGCGAGAGAAGTCATAACTCCGCTACCTTGTTCGACACCTATCCACCGTGGGAAGGAGATTACAGCGACGTCGACAACCTCAAAGAACAGGGAACGGTCGCCACATCTCAGGGAACTTCTCAGACGAAGGCTTCGCAGAGTCTCGGGAAGGGCAACAACGCGGGAGGAAACAAGCACCGCGAGCTCCTCGCCCAGGCGAAGAAGCAGTTGGAAGCTCGTGGTTTCCAGGTCAACCTGCTGTACCAGGATACTGGAGATGACAAGCCGGACGGCCACGTCCACCTACCGGACGGAGATATCGCACACCTCGAAGCAGAACACTCGACTCTGGCCCGCCCGGTCAAGGTCCTCCGCAACCTGAAAAGGGCTGTTGAAGACGACCGTGAGGTATTCTACGTCGTCGAGGAAGGAAAGGCTGCCAAGCTACAGAACATCGTCGACGATCCGAAGAACCGCCGTGGAACTGAATACGAGGATACCGAAGGCAGCTACAGCTACTACACCGATGAGGACGGTGAGGCATTCACCGAGTTCGAAGATCTCGAAGACGCTGAGTACCGTGTGATCGAAGTCATCGAAGGCGAACTTGAAGTCCACGACGAGAAAGTTGAGCCGGAGTGCCCGGCACTTGGAGAGAACACTGAGGAAGAGCTGGAGTCATTCTGCCTGCATCGTGAGGAAGACGGGTTCTGTACTGAGCTTGAACAGCAGTGTGTCCTGCTCGAAGAAGGAGAATGA
- a CDS encoding MarR family winged helix-turn-helix transcriptional regulator — MKPFDSSLVKGTPARILSEAAAEEEQTVSEIALEVETPQSYVGKILSDLEEEGFVESRRSEDDARKRLYTVTELGEEFLEVLEKAYAEA; from the coding sequence ATGAAGCCGTTTGATTCGAGTCTTGTGAAGGGGACGCCGGCGAGGATTCTGTCGGAAGCTGCTGCAGAGGAGGAACAGACTGTATCCGAGATAGCACTGGAGGTTGAGACTCCGCAGTCCTACGTCGGGAAGATCCTGAGCGATCTTGAGGAAGAAGGATTCGTAGAATCTCGAAGGTCGGAGGATGACGCCAGGAAACGACTTTACACAGTCACAGAGCTGGGAGAAGAGTTTCTCGAGGTGTTGGAGAAGGCCTACGCTGAGGCCTGA
- a CDS encoding ATP-binding protein: protein MSLHDRLLQQAKEAGIDDDDEVKKFLRIIDNCPNDKIKRQFAKKLRAKIRRHRSHPFDRSHRTSIGRLSINVGRGWKGGLVDLPVEDLTKHVLAVGQSGSGKTTLFYNLMSELDDQEIPFWAFDLKQDYRHLVKSDQIEDVLVLPIEKFRFNPLRPPPGVKQGDWLSTFMEVFCDSQELLGGSDRFLDKHLHQFHGQTSNPTLLDLKNYIENQSVPPQRKSFQYRIQGSIGRLIRDAPHTFNVERGYKLEELLERNVVFEFEGLKTWTKNFLMEILIAWIYEYRKAQNHRGSGVRHVTFLDEAKTIMSVYKEQQAASGLPEIDRMVAELREFQESLVAADQEAKKLTDSIKANTYTKILLATGDAKEFKSIAESLKMDGLQKRWARQLAVGQAVIQRGEHDPVPVRLPDFDLEKDVTDDDLVSRLSDEWRSLSFQPLDASTSEDVEVAEESELESGSGSEASEEPELEVSERAERLLRDIVENPFNSVTERYEKFSSRYQGDKAKKELLEKELVEEASAKLKQGRVKLFELTDTGKEFAEDLGIEIERIGRGGVVHRYWQHKISDRLEEEDLNPVIEKSHADVYVNYDGDGIAIEVAMGRNEREIEHISDRLEQGFDRVVTLCRNEYVKEFIEQKREKIDVSEEQVDILLLREFLESDSLFHE, encoded by the coding sequence GTGTCTCTTCACGATCGGCTTCTACAGCAGGCGAAGGAAGCAGGTATCGACGACGATGATGAGGTTAAGAAGTTTCTCCGTATTATCGATAACTGTCCGAACGACAAGATCAAACGGCAATTTGCCAAGAAGCTCAGGGCGAAAATCAGACGGCACCGCAGCCATCCTTTTGACCGGAGTCACAGAACCTCAATTGGTAGATTATCGATTAATGTAGGACGGGGTTGGAAAGGGGGGTTGGTGGACCTGCCAGTAGAGGACTTGACCAAGCACGTACTGGCAGTCGGTCAATCCGGTTCTGGGAAGACCACGTTATTCTACAATCTGATGTCCGAGCTCGATGATCAGGAGATTCCGTTCTGGGCGTTCGACCTGAAGCAGGACTACCGGCATCTCGTCAAGTCTGACCAGATCGAGGATGTCCTTGTACTGCCTATAGAGAAGTTCAGGTTCAATCCGTTGAGACCTCCGCCAGGCGTCAAGCAGGGAGACTGGCTCTCCACGTTCATGGAGGTGTTCTGTGACAGTCAGGAGCTGCTCGGAGGATCTGACCGTTTCCTGGACAAGCACCTGCACCAGTTCCACGGCCAGACCAGTAATCCGACTCTGCTAGACTTGAAGAACTACATTGAGAACCAATCGGTACCACCTCAGAGAAAGTCTTTCCAGTACAGGATTCAGGGAAGCATTGGGCGGCTTATCCGGGATGCACCTCACACGTTCAACGTCGAACGAGGCTACAAGCTGGAAGAACTGCTGGAAAGGAACGTTGTCTTCGAGTTTGAGGGTTTGAAGACGTGGACGAAGAATTTCCTGATGGAGATTTTGATCGCGTGGATCTACGAGTACAGGAAGGCGCAGAATCATCGTGGCAGCGGTGTCCGGCACGTCACATTTCTTGATGAGGCGAAGACGATTATGTCGGTCTACAAGGAGCAGCAGGCAGCTTCTGGTCTACCAGAGATTGACCGGATGGTTGCGGAACTACGCGAGTTCCAGGAATCGTTGGTAGCTGCCGACCAGGAGGCGAAGAAGCTGACTGACTCGATCAAGGCGAACACGTATACGAAGATCTTGCTTGCTACGGGAGATGCGAAGGAGTTCAAATCGATAGCGGAGTCCCTGAAGATGGATGGACTTCAGAAGAGATGGGCGAGACAGTTGGCAGTAGGCCAGGCTGTGATCCAGCGGGGGGAGCATGATCCGGTCCCAGTTCGTCTACCTGACTTTGATTTGGAGAAGGATGTCACTGATGACGACCTGGTTTCCCGCCTGAGTGATGAGTGGCGTTCACTGTCTTTCCAGCCATTGGATGCTTCCACTTCAGAAGATGTAGAAGTAGCCGAAGAATCTGAACTGGAATCAGGTAGCGGTTCTGAGGCGTCCGAAGAACCCGAACTGGAGGTTTCGGAACGTGCGGAGCGTTTACTGAGAGATATTGTGGAGAATCCGTTCAATTCAGTGACTGAGCGTTACGAGAAATTCTCCAGCCGGTATCAGGGTGATAAGGCGAAGAAGGAGTTACTGGAGAAAGAGTTGGTAGAGGAAGCATCTGCTAAGTTGAAACAGGGAAGGGTCAAGCTGTTCGAACTCACAGATACGGGGAAGGAGTTTGCGGAAGATCTGGGAATAGAAATCGAAAGAATTGGCCGTGGAGGTGTGGTCCACCGCTACTGGCAACACAAAATTTCCGATAGACTCGAAGAGGAAGATCTCAACCCAGTCATCGAGAAAAGTCACGCAGATGTCTATGTGAATTACGATGGCGATGGAATCGCTATTGAAGTTGCGATGGGGAGAAACGAGAGGGAGATTGAGCACATCTCAGATAGACTGGAGCAAGGATTCGACCGAGTCGTTACCTTGTGTAGAAACGAGTACGTGAAGGAGTTTATCGAGCAGAAGAGGGAGAAGATCGATGTATCCGAAGAACAGGTAGATATTCTGCTGCTTCGGGAGTTTTTGGAGAGCGACAGCCTGTTTCACGAGTAG
- a CDS encoding winged helix-turn-helix domain-containing protein — MGDPKLSKRLFRQFLVALETMKPEQWDRSDFEAVSGLFQGLAHEARLALLLGIYHGKSLNEIAEFLEITRGGMQDHLEKLIDCELLYRPEETGKTYGLTPFGLFFVEFLLQNEETLVEALGELRLEEKRVELAVEEVRNEAEEQDISLSEKEWQRKVHSRKWEQAWDDVKDSLGVGE; from the coding sequence ATGGGCGACCCCAAGTTATCCAAACGCCTTTTTAGGCAGTTCCTCGTAGCGTTAGAGACGATGAAACCTGAACAGTGGGACAGAAGTGATTTCGAGGCTGTTTCCGGTCTGTTCCAAGGTTTGGCACACGAGGCGCGGTTAGCTCTTCTTCTGGGGATTTACCACGGCAAATCTCTGAATGAAATCGCTGAGTTTCTGGAGATCACACGCGGAGGGATGCAAGATCACTTAGAGAAACTGATTGACTGTGAGCTTCTGTACCGGCCTGAGGAAACAGGGAAGACGTATGGGTTGACTCCCTTCGGTTTGTTCTTTGTCGAGTTTCTCCTCCAGAATGAGGAAACACTGGTTGAGGCACTTGGTGAGCTACGGTTGGAAGAAAAAAGGGTCGAGTTGGCTGTTGAGGAAGTCCGTAATGAGGCGGAGGAACAGGACATCTCTTTGTCGGAAAAGGAGTGGCAGAGAAAGGTCCATTCCAGGAAGTGGGAACAGGCCTGGGATGACGTCAAAGATTCTCTTGGCGTCGGAGAGTAA
- a CDS encoding DUF6610 family protein, with protein MEAFKSGFLPGNREDSSYQLTEDHTNVRLPQGFLDNNYEDPDLDRFLKEFYNREPQVAVIGDAYNREQAREYQEVIDDLLDDYPRRRFIVAPKSEEAFDVLDPETTTLGYANGKSDIQAEDLGPAKFRGRDVHLLGGNPVEAYSAIEKLTQPTIDGRPPANVVGYDCNLPLRMAYWEYWTPDGWQDNAGMTPRETARRSYREIKQYLQEKDVWPATEPRELYGPAVREPDDMIWMDDGGDPIGTIEDLEKAYVSEYEDKGKLAFQSKTQKEFIEHREGLSQI; from the coding sequence GTGGAGGCCTTCAAAAGCGGTTTTCTCCCCGGCAACCGTGAGGATAGTAGCTACCAATTAACAGAGGACCATACCAATGTCCGGCTTCCTCAAGGCTTTCTCGACAACAACTACGAAGACCCAGATTTGGACAGGTTCCTCAAAGAGTTCTATAACAGAGAACCACAGGTTGCAGTGATCGGAGACGCCTACAACAGAGAACAGGCCAGAGAATATCAGGAAGTTATTGACGATCTTCTCGACGACTACCCTCGCCGCAGATTTATCGTCGCTCCAAAATCAGAGGAGGCCTTCGACGTCCTTGACCCTGAAACTACGACACTGGGTTATGCGAACGGGAAGAGCGACATCCAAGCAGAGGATCTAGGACCGGCGAAATTCCGCGGCCGGGATGTCCACCTCCTTGGGGGAAATCCTGTTGAAGCCTACAGCGCTATAGAGAAACTGACCCAACCCACGATTGATGGAAGGCCTCCAGCCAACGTCGTCGGCTACGACTGTAACCTTCCTCTTCGGATGGCGTACTGGGAATACTGGACACCTGACGGTTGGCAGGACAACGCAGGTATGACCCCTCGAGAGACTGCCCGTCGATCCTACCGAGAGATCAAGCAGTATCTGCAGGAAAAAGACGTGTGGCCTGCAACTGAACCTCGGGAACTGTACGGTCCAGCTGTACGAGAACCGGACGACATGATCTGGATGGACGACGGCGGAGACCCGATCGGAACGATCGAGGATCTAGAGAAGGCCTACGTCTCGGAATACGAAGACAAAGGCAAATTGGCGTTCCAAAGCAAGACGCAAAAAGAGTTTATCGAGCACCGAGAAGGCCTATCTCAGATATAA
- a CDS encoding tyrosine-type recombinase/integrase, whose translation MAKKKYEILLDDDEWENRVFENKHDCINDWLRSKDSTNKSTSRRTLNSYSRTAVRFFHKFLPEVHPSEVTVGDVEEYVLDLNDRGVAQNTKRRYVESLSAFYTWAMKRPRFEDITGNPAAVVLEELPKKKRPRPETATWENGKQIIKNIPDPRDKTAAVLMAKTGARIREVLTIKEQDLMLDDGFIRLTDRKGGRETVNPVDDETIQAVRRLQAVSNNDSEYLFTAIHGSRVKRERIRREVRRGAVRAGIMDHEDEDRWHHKFTPHYYRTIFTSEMRNNGMPDHFTRYLRGDGDQETMDLYTKIPRDQVRDEYLEHIKSLNLYGGGGI comes from the coding sequence ATGGCGAAGAAAAAATACGAGATCTTGCTGGACGACGACGAATGGGAAAACCGGGTATTCGAGAACAAACACGACTGCATCAACGACTGGCTACGCAGCAAAGACTCGACGAACAAATCAACGTCTCGCCGCACCTTGAACTCCTACAGCAGGACTGCAGTACGCTTCTTCCACAAGTTCCTACCAGAGGTACACCCGTCTGAAGTAACGGTCGGTGACGTCGAGGAGTACGTCTTGGACTTGAATGATCGAGGGGTCGCTCAGAATACAAAGCGGCGGTACGTAGAGTCTCTGTCAGCGTTCTACACCTGGGCGATGAAGCGGCCACGATTCGAGGATATCACCGGAAATCCTGCAGCAGTAGTCTTAGAGGAATTACCGAAGAAGAAACGGCCTCGTCCAGAGACAGCTACCTGGGAGAACGGGAAACAGATAATCAAGAACATCCCGGACCCACGGGACAAGACCGCAGCCGTCCTTATGGCGAAGACAGGAGCTCGGATCCGCGAAGTCCTCACAATCAAGGAACAGGACCTGATGCTTGACGACGGATTCATCCGGCTCACCGATCGGAAAGGAGGCCGGGAGACTGTCAACCCGGTGGATGATGAAACAATTCAAGCGGTACGCCGACTCCAAGCAGTCAGCAATAACGATTCAGAGTACCTGTTCACCGCCATCCACGGAAGCAGAGTGAAACGTGAAAGAATCCGCCGCGAAGTCCGTAGAGGAGCCGTCCGAGCCGGAATAATGGACCACGAAGACGAGGACCGGTGGCACCACAAATTCACGCCACACTACTACAGAACGATCTTCACGTCGGAAATGAGGAACAACGGGATGCCCGATCACTTCACCCGTTACCTGCGTGGAGACGGCGACCAGGAAACAATGGATCTGTACACCAAGATCCCGCGTGACCAAGTCCGCGACGAGTACCTCGAACACATCAAATCCCTCAATCTGTACGGCGGAGGTGGAATCTAA